The Oscillatoria sp. FACHB-1407 genome includes a region encoding these proteins:
- the cobA gene encoding uroporphyrinogen-III C-methyltransferase encodes MHYSGKVYLVGAGPGDPGLFTLKGKSLLEHADVVIYDALVSPQILAMIGSQAERIDAGKRRGRHSMLQEDITALLIEKAKTHAIVVRLKGGDPFMFGRGGEEMEDLINAGVSVEVVPGITSGIAAPAYAGIPLTHRAYSSSVTFVTGHESAGKYRPEVNWQAIAHGSETIVIYMGVHNLPYIIEQLHTAGMSLETPIALVRWGTRPEQEELVGTLATIVQQIEETGFAAPAIAVIGSVVNLHEVLGRGTE; translated from the coding sequence ATGCACTATTCAGGCAAGGTTTATTTAGTGGGTGCGGGTCCAGGTGACCCAGGGTTGTTTACATTAAAGGGCAAGTCTCTGCTCGAACACGCCGATGTGGTGATTTACGATGCCCTTGTTAGTCCCCAAATCTTGGCGATGATTGGCAGTCAGGCAGAACGCATCGATGCTGGAAAGCGACGGGGACGGCACTCCATGTTGCAGGAAGACATTACTGCTCTTTTGATTGAAAAAGCCAAGACCCATGCGATTGTGGTGCGCTTGAAGGGAGGCGATCCCTTCATGTTTGGTCGGGGCGGCGAAGAAATGGAAGACCTGATCAACGCCGGGGTTTCGGTCGAGGTTGTCCCTGGCATCACCTCTGGAATTGCCGCTCCTGCTTATGCTGGAATTCCTCTAACCCATCGTGCCTATAGCTCATCCGTGACGTTTGTCACAGGGCACGAGTCCGCCGGGAAATATCGTCCAGAAGTCAACTGGCAGGCGATCGCCCACGGATCTGAAACAATTGTGATCTACATGGGAGTCCACAACCTCCCCTACATCATTGAGCAGTTGCACACTGCTGGGATGAGTCTGGAAACGCCCATTGCTCTCGTGCGATGGGGTACTCGCCCAGAGCAGGAGGAGTTGGTCGGGACGCTTGCAACTATTGTGCAACAGATTGAGGAAACGGGATTTGCGGCTCCAGCGATCGCGGTGATTGGCTCAGTTGTTAATTTACATGAGGTGTTAGGAAGGGGAACTGAATGA
- a CDS encoding GNAT family N-acetyltransferase, with amino-acid sequence MLTHEPNINHSTSINSAAVYPLNQSIGQIGSVNSSYTIPTIAIRHAEATDYEELHQLLTDPQIVYWTADMPLRPAIETYESLKNASGYHYTLVANGADELVGGLTFEINSLPRLRHIARIKTVTVRRDWQGRGVGSELMKAAIDLADNWLNLVRLELLVYADNAPAMNLYTKFGFAAEGTLRRLAFRDGCYVDGILMARINDWATLAL; translated from the coding sequence ATGCTAACTCACGAGCCTAACATCAACCATTCAACTTCTATCAATTCTGCGGCTGTCTACCCCCTCAACCAGTCTATAGGACAGATAGGTTCTGTAAACTCTTCATACACCATTCCAACGATCGCCATCCGTCATGCTGAAGCGACTGATTATGAAGAGCTACATCAGTTATTGACCGATCCCCAGATCGTTTATTGGACGGCTGATATGCCGTTACGTCCAGCGATCGAAACCTATGAATCTCTCAAAAATGCATCCGGCTACCACTATACGCTGGTGGCAAATGGGGCAGACGAGTTGGTGGGTGGATTAACCTTTGAAATCAACTCGTTGCCCCGGTTACGTCACATTGCTCGAATTAAAACTGTAACGGTACGTCGAGACTGGCAAGGGCGAGGCGTTGGCTCCGAACTGATGAAAGCGGCGATCGACCTGGCGGATAACTGGTTGAATTTGGTGCGTCTGGAGTTGCTGGTGTATGCCGACAATGCTCCTGCTATGAATCTCTACACCAAGTTTGGTTTTGCTGCCGAAGGAACCCTGCGCCGCCTTGCCTTTCGGGATGGGTGTTATGTCGATGGCATATTGATGGCGCGGATTAACGACTGGGCAACGCTGGCATTGTAA
- a CDS encoding di-heme oxidoredictase family protein: MKFQPGRFILGVLSLLIVVSFLGYVLEFSLPTRAPKLSSTYTPSIQPTPQEIGSYDVLGYVVDKATAEQLLQTPEGRSQLSAESGAIEITPELIELGRDAFYRETFGNEYFFTDVLGAIDGPINLISVSKAIAALGGKPTTNLQITLDRDVTVGGRSFAAGTVLNTGLDVPARSLIPLGMQAHKKGSRVRIGLTCALCHAAIDQASGQIIEGAPNVDLDTGLLQAFATNSAAMFRQTGVKPQTIPLGDRTYVNTAGQTAYLPNAELLEDAVDAQFLAWAPGNFDSSPDNNNNPSQNPSSFTFDSYPYGWSGFSAVGWFHGLTTLNNNVHATNSDPTTGSYMSQYILGLDKETYLGVILQKASNPLFRLPEGAKPSEFLMQHDPTPGNPAINEVIKMPGYPKGSPFVLDGLMASSPGLPVGAQLNGMSAYQNSLAPPPYIAQVDQETLQRGAKVFEQANCAQCHSGRYFTNHEVIPIDEIKSQPSRAAALAKLPQIFVPPETYPSSVSVPLPSDPPVVPVPMNITSARSLEVAFAQNNSGGGYKVQNLIGLYLTAPYLHDGGVAASADALEPQEDGYYRVTNPNRIGLAGTWMQRVEADPEASLRVLVDRQLREEAIAANRANLDLQMIHADGSGHEYWVDRETGFTAQAQSDLIQFLLSIDDDPMVLPTSATK; encoded by the coding sequence ATGAAATTTCAACCGGGACGTTTCATCTTGGGAGTGCTGAGCTTACTCATCGTTGTTAGTTTCCTGGGATATGTACTTGAGTTTTCTCTACCGACTAGAGCACCCAAGCTGAGTAGTACCTATACTCCATCGATTCAACCAACCCCTCAAGAAATTGGTTCCTATGATGTGTTGGGTTATGTGGTGGACAAAGCCACAGCAGAACAGCTTTTACAAACACCAGAAGGGCGATCGCAACTGTCTGCTGAAAGTGGGGCGATCGAGATCACTCCAGAGTTGATTGAGTTAGGGCGGGATGCCTTTTATCGAGAAACCTTTGGCAACGAGTACTTCTTTACAGATGTGTTGGGTGCGATCGATGGACCGATTAATCTCATCAGTGTCAGTAAGGCGATCGCGGCACTCGGCGGCAAACCCACAACCAATTTGCAAATTACTCTCGACCGAGATGTCACGGTTGGGGGACGGTCGTTTGCAGCAGGAACGGTGCTCAATACCGGGTTAGATGTACCTGCGAGATCGTTGATTCCACTGGGGATGCAAGCCCACAAAAAAGGTAGCCGAGTTCGCATTGGCTTGACCTGTGCCTTGTGTCATGCGGCGATTGATCAAGCCAGCGGGCAGATTATTGAGGGAGCACCCAATGTGGATCTCGATACCGGGTTGCTCCAGGCGTTTGCCACTAACTCCGCTGCCATGTTTCGTCAGACAGGGGTCAAGCCTCAAACCATTCCTCTGGGCGATCGCACCTACGTCAACACCGCTGGTCAAACAGCCTATCTTCCTAATGCAGAACTGTTAGAAGATGCAGTGGATGCTCAATTTTTGGCATGGGCACCAGGAAACTTTGACTCCAGTCCTGATAACAACAACAATCCATCACAGAATCCATCCTCTTTCACATTTGACTCCTACCCTTATGGGTGGAGTGGCTTTTCGGCGGTTGGTTGGTTCCACGGGTTGACCACTTTGAATAACAACGTCCACGCCACCAACTCAGACCCGACAACGGGTTCCTACATGAGCCAATACATCTTGGGTTTGGACAAGGAAACCTATCTGGGCGTGATTTTGCAAAAGGCTTCTAATCCCCTGTTTCGCTTGCCAGAGGGAGCTAAGCCTTCAGAGTTTTTGATGCAGCATGACCCGACTCCAGGCAACCCAGCTATTAACGAAGTGATTAAGATGCCAGGATATCCCAAGGGTTCGCCATTTGTCTTGGATGGGCTGATGGCAAGCTCGCCCGGACTGCCTGTGGGTGCTCAGTTGAACGGCATGTCGGCATATCAAAACTCTCTAGCTCCTCCCCCCTACATCGCACAGGTCGATCAGGAAACATTGCAGCGAGGGGCGAAGGTGTTTGAGCAAGCCAACTGCGCTCAGTGCCACAGTGGACGCTACTTTACCAATCATGAGGTGATCCCGATTGATGAGATCAAATCGCAACCTTCACGCGCCGCCGCCCTCGCCAAACTGCCCCAAATCTTTGTGCCACCAGAAACCTATCCCAGTTCAGTGTCAGTGCCATTGCCCTCCGACCCTCCGGTGGTGCCCGTGCCAATGAACATTACCTCCGCGCGATCGCTAGAGGTTGCCTTTGCTCAGAACAACTCCGGTGGCGGGTACAAAGTTCAAAACCTGATTGGGTTGTACCTGACTGCACCTTACCTGCACGATGGTGGAGTTGCCGCCAGTGCAGATGCGTTGGAACCCCAGGAAGACGGCTACTATCGGGTCACTAACCCCAATCGCATCGGCTTAGCAGGAACCTGGATGCAACGGGTTGAAGCAGACCCAGAGGCAAGTTTGCGGGTGTTGGTCGATCGCCAGTTGCGGGAGGAGGCGATCGCCGCCAATCGAGCGAATCTTGACCTACAAATGATCCACGCAGACGGCAGTGGGCATGAATATTGGGTCGATCGAGAGACAGGGTTCACCGCTCAGGCACAGTCGGATTTAATTCAGTTTCTACTTTCAATTGATGACGACCCGATGGTTTTGCCGACTTCTGCCACCAAATGA
- a CDS encoding alpha/beta hydrolase, with protein MKKRWQQWRTFISTVAIAYSLVCVTLYYQQQRLIFFPSRQLKHTPALYQLPYDDVWIPIVNHTGRSEFLHGWWIPAQQPEAPVILYFHHNAVNMGANVSQALQFQQLGYTVLLFDYRGFGQSQGAFPTESQVYEDAEAAWDYLTEEKLIPPSQIIIYGHSIGGAIAINLATKHPDSAALIVQNSFTSMREMTQRFGVYWLLPVELLLQQRFDSLDKMQFVEMPVLIITGTDDLQIPVEMGERLYTAASGFKQFILVLDGGHDNHLSKRYRQQVKQFVEQAIKNNGSHSITTNSVVINSSESTLK; from the coding sequence ATGAAAAAACGTTGGCAGCAATGGCGAACTTTTATTTCAACAGTTGCGATCGCCTACAGTTTGGTCTGTGTCACACTCTATTATCAGCAACAACGACTTATTTTCTTTCCAAGCCGTCAACTCAAACACACGCCTGCACTCTATCAACTGCCATACGACGATGTTTGGATTCCAATTGTCAATCACACGGGGCGATCGGAATTTCTGCATGGTTGGTGGATTCCGGCACAACAACCAGAGGCTCCCGTCATCCTGTATTTTCATCACAATGCCGTGAATATGGGTGCCAATGTTAGCCAAGCCCTGCAATTTCAGCAATTAGGCTATACCGTTTTGCTCTTTGACTATCGGGGGTTTGGTCAAAGCCAGGGCGCATTCCCAACAGAGTCTCAAGTGTATGAGGATGCTGAAGCCGCTTGGGATTACCTGACCGAAGAAAAACTAATTCCACCCAGTCAAATCATCATTTATGGACATTCCATCGGTGGGGCGATCGCCATTAACCTTGCAACAAAACACCCAGACTCCGCTGCATTGATTGTGCAAAATTCGTTCACCAGTATGCGTGAGATGACTCAACGATTTGGAGTGTATTGGTTACTTCCAGTGGAGTTGTTGTTGCAACAACGGTTTGACTCGTTAGACAAGATGCAGTTTGTCGAGATGCCTGTTTTGATTATCACAGGTACTGACGATCTACAAATCCCAGTTGAGATGGGGGAGCGTTTATACACAGCGGCTTCTGGGTTTAAGCAATTCATACTTGTGTTAGACGGAGGACACGATAACCATCTGTCAAAACGCTATAGACAACAAGTCAAACAGTTTGTCGAACAAGCGATAAAGAACAATGGTTCTCACTCTATCACCACTAATTCAGTTGTCATTAATAGCTCTGAATCAACACTGAAATGA
- the ubiG gene encoding bifunctional 2-polyprenyl-6-hydroxyphenol methylase/3-demethylubiquinol 3-O-methyltransferase UbiG, producing the protein MKPRNDLNFYSTNAKQWWDASAKIYALNHLNPPRFAYFDRHIPQWQGLNVLDIGCGGGYSCEFLARRGAIASGIDQSKACIVAAQVHAQANQLTIAYQHGHAEALPYGDRSFDVVVCVDVLEHVADALQTLREIYRVLKPGGIFCFDTINRTFKSKLIMIWLLEDLLREIPQGIHDWNKFITPNELTHWMQAIGFSEIEIKGFNVFGRTIFDNIAAYQYYQKTGNFRIHINDDISVMYIGVAHKPLKTSAD; encoded by the coding sequence ATGAAACCGCGCAACGACTTAAATTTCTACAGCACCAATGCAAAACAATGGTGGGATGCCTCCGCTAAAATTTATGCGTTAAATCACCTGAATCCGCCACGCTTTGCCTATTTCGATCGCCACATTCCTCAGTGGCAGGGCTTGAATGTCTTGGATATTGGCTGTGGGGGTGGTTACTCCTGTGAGTTTCTGGCAAGAAGAGGAGCGATCGCCTCTGGAATTGACCAATCCAAAGCGTGTATCGTTGCGGCTCAGGTACACGCTCAGGCAAATCAACTCACGATTGCCTATCAACACGGTCACGCGGAAGCATTGCCCTATGGCGATCGCTCCTTTGATGTGGTGGTATGTGTTGATGTGTTAGAGCATGTCGCTGATGCGTTGCAAACGTTGCGAGAAATCTACCGCGTTCTCAAGCCGGGTGGAATTTTTTGTTTCGATACGATCAACCGTACCTTCAAATCAAAGCTAATTATGATCTGGCTCCTGGAGGATTTATTGCGTGAGATCCCTCAGGGAATTCATGATTGGAATAAATTTATTACACCAAACGAACTCACTCATTGGATGCAAGCGATCGGATTCAGTGAGATTGAGATCAAAGGCTTTAATGTATTTGGAAGAACTATTTTCGATAATATTGCGGCTTATCAGTACTATCAAAAAACAGGTAATTTTAGAATTCATATTAACGACGATATATCCGTGATGTATATTGGCGTCGCACACAAGCCACTGAAAACCAGTGCAGATTAA
- a CDS encoding ABC transporter permease has protein sequence MTVSTTQRRSPLPIGLYASLLPPLIWMSLLYFAPIALLVSYSIWRLEAFDIVKEFSLTNFQVIFTNPAYRTVILRTLGTALGVTVIDILIALPLGYFIAKFSGRYRSLLTLLVILPLWSSYLVRVFAWKIILGYNGILNTALLSLGILKEPSQVFLYNQFSTMLTFVHVWLPFMVLPIITAFERLPNNLLEASADLNARPWTTFRRVTLPLVAPGVLAGSINVFALTMGDFITPSLVGSPSGIMLGNVISSQFGVAYNWPLGAAFALVVMLLVFSGLAIALKQGALESL, from the coding sequence ATGACTGTATCGACAACTCAACGGCGATCGCCCCTTCCCATCGGGTTGTATGCCTCATTGCTGCCACCCCTGATCTGGATGTCGCTGCTGTACTTCGCCCCGATCGCCTTGCTCGTGTCTTACAGCATCTGGCGATTGGAGGCGTTTGACATTGTCAAAGAGTTTAGCCTGACCAACTTTCAGGTTATTTTTACCAATCCTGCCTATCGGACGGTGATCCTGCGGACGTTGGGAACCGCTTTGGGGGTCACGGTCATCGATATTTTGATCGCACTACCGTTGGGCTACTTCATCGCCAAGTTCAGCGGACGCTATCGCAGTCTGTTAACCCTGTTGGTGATTTTGCCATTGTGGTCGAGTTACCTGGTGCGGGTGTTTGCCTGGAAGATCATCCTGGGCTACAACGGCATTCTTAATACAGCGTTGCTATCACTGGGCATTCTTAAGGAACCCAGCCAGGTATTTCTCTATAATCAGTTCTCTACGATGCTGACGTTTGTGCATGTTTGGTTGCCGTTTATGGTGCTACCCATCATCACCGCTTTTGAGCGACTTCCTAACAATTTGCTGGAGGCATCAGCTGATCTGAATGCTCGCCCGTGGACGACTTTTCGGCGAGTGACATTGCCGTTGGTCGCTCCCGGTGTTTTGGCAGGGTCGATCAATGTGTTTGCGTTGACGATGGGCGACTTTATCACGCCCAGTTTGGTAGGAAGCCCCAGTGGCATTATGCTGGGCAACGTGATCTCATCGCAGTTTGGGGTCGCTTACAACTGGCCTCTGGGGGCAGCGTTTGCGCTGGTGGTCATGTTGCTGGTGTTTTCGGGACTGGCGATCGCCCTGAAGCAGGGAGCCTTAGAGAGCTTGTAG
- a CDS encoding lycopene cyclase domain-containing protein, with translation MSYFTFHFIFIFPPILLLLWLQQRPLAGVGGWRARFGIPLLSLVAFIYTTPWDNYLVWRKIWGYGSDRVVGTIGYVPVEEYLFFVLQCVLTGLWLYWLLKRAPESAQPASLKMSAPKGFRLLLTVLGIGISAAGFVMLRSPSTLYLGLVLAWAVPILTLQWAIGAGVLWKMRRIWFISTAVPTVYLWVADRLAIGNDIWHISETYTTGLQLFGLPIEEATFFLVTNLLITQGLILFLLLEIPHTVSHLVAEVGKTIGSSSIESRN, from the coding sequence ATGAGTTACTTCACCTTTCATTTCATTTTCATCTTTCCACCAATTTTGTTGCTCCTCTGGCTACAACAGCGTCCTCTAGCAGGCGTGGGTGGATGGAGAGCACGATTCGGTATTCCCCTCCTGTCTCTGGTGGCGTTTATCTACACGACTCCGTGGGACAACTACCTCGTCTGGCGTAAGATTTGGGGCTATGGGAGCGATCGCGTCGTTGGCACTATCGGCTATGTGCCCGTTGAGGAATACCTATTTTTTGTGCTTCAGTGTGTGCTCACTGGGTTGTGGCTCTACTGGTTACTTAAACGTGCTCCTGAATCTGCACAACCTGCATCGCTTAAGATGTCGGCTCCAAAAGGGTTTAGGCTGTTGCTCACAGTTTTAGGAATTGGCATCAGTGCAGCGGGTTTCGTCATGTTGCGATCGCCCTCAACGCTCTATCTGGGCTTGGTTCTGGCGTGGGCAGTGCCAATTTTGACGCTGCAATGGGCGATCGGTGCAGGAGTCTTGTGGAAAATGCGCCGCATCTGGTTCATCAGTACTGCCGTCCCTACAGTTTATTTGTGGGTTGCCGACCGACTTGCGATCGGTAACGACATCTGGCACATTTCTGAAACCTACACTACAGGACTGCAACTGTTTGGGTTGCCCATCGAAGAGGCTACATTTTTTCTGGTAACGAACCTGTTGATCACGCAGGGATTAATCCTGTTTTTGTTGCTCGAAATTCCCCACACGGTGTCTCATTTGGTGGCAGAAGTCGGCAAAACCATCGGGTCGTCATCAATTGAAAGTAGAAACTGA
- a CDS encoding protochlorophyllide reductase produces the protein MEGQQKPTVIITGASSGVGLQAARALAQKGWYVVMACRNLEKAENAATSVGISKENYVILPIDTASLESVRQFVDKFRSLGRSLDALVCNAAIYMPLIKEPLYSPEGYELTMATNHLGHFLLCNLLLEDLKKSSATEPRLIILGTVTHNPDELGGKIPPRPDLGNLEGFAAGFKAPITMADGKKFEPVKAYKDSKVCNVLTMRELHRRYHDSTHITFTSLYPGCVATTALFRNHYPLFQKLFPLFQRYVTGGFVSEELAGDRVAEVVADPAYNESGAYYSWGNRQKKDGKSFVRQVSPQARDDEKAKRMWDLCEKLVGLA, from the coding sequence ATGGAAGGACAGCAAAAACCAACAGTAATCATCACAGGTGCTTCTTCGGGCGTTGGTTTGCAAGCCGCCAGAGCACTTGCCCAGAAAGGTTGGTATGTAGTGATGGCGTGTCGCAACCTGGAGAAGGCAGAAAACGCTGCTACCAGCGTTGGTATCTCAAAGGAGAATTATGTCATTCTCCCAATTGATACCGCTTCGTTAGAGAGTGTGCGTCAGTTCGTTGACAAGTTCAGATCCCTGGGCAGATCGCTCGATGCGTTAGTTTGTAATGCTGCCATTTACATGCCCTTGATTAAGGAGCCGTTGTATAGCCCAGAAGGCTATGAATTGACCATGGCGACTAACCATTTGGGGCATTTCTTGCTCTGCAATCTGTTGCTAGAGGACTTGAAAAAATCATCGGCGACAGAACCGAGATTGATAATTTTAGGTACTGTTACTCATAACCCGGATGAGTTGGGAGGCAAAATTCCACCTCGCCCCGACCTGGGCAATTTAGAAGGGTTTGCTGCCGGATTTAAAGCACCGATTACGATGGCTGATGGCAAAAAGTTTGAACCTGTAAAAGCGTATAAAGATAGCAAGGTTTGCAATGTGTTGACGATGCGCGAGCTACATCGTCGCTATCATGACTCGACTCACATTACCTTTACCTCTCTCTATCCTGGATGTGTGGCAACAACGGCTCTATTCCGCAACCACTATCCGCTGTTCCAAAAGTTGTTTCCCTTGTTCCAGCGGTATGTCACGGGAGGGTTTGTCTCCGAGGAGTTAGCGGGCGATCGCGTGGCTGAAGTGGTGGCTGATCCGGCTTACAACGAGTCTGGGGCATATTACAGTTGGGGTAACCGTCAGAAAAAGGATGGCAAGTCCTTTGTCAGACAGGTGTCTCCACAAGCTCGCGACGATGAGAAGGCGAAGCGGATGTGGGATCTGTGTGAAAAGCTAGTTGGATTGGCTTAG
- a CDS encoding cyanophycinase, with translation MMIKSFKESSKIAFVFGLVLSGVSVLSAAPVSAGSLVLVGGSLAFPDPDSESLEEEYGISIYREIVDLAGGTSNAKIGIFSTASGNPARSARAFLGDFAALYGDDLDVEWIPVTRDTCSSYKNDSNSAIANQIRDRNAFFFTGGDQSFITDCFFNEDPIAQTRTDTALIQALRDQFAAGAVIAGTSAGTAVQPVDPMVTNGETYEALRDGSVSFVGSPPFDNTLYYNPLGGLGFFEYGLLDSHFSERGRQGRIIRLASDLGVDRAFGVDENTALIVTNTGTPDVNFEVLGQGGVFISDLTSAEVGEKDGYWTISGVTATYLTEGDQYNPLTNTATFENKTSLTGREQLDSVPLEENIFSCLDEEGDWTNPRGFTDTAIALFNSRSTEVIGQSCQTDPIYQANLGKPVGEGFFGTDSQGVTRYSFQNLDIDIAPAPEPGTVLALLGIGAFGAGSLLKRKR, from the coding sequence ATGATGATCAAATCCTTTAAAGAATCTTCAAAAATTGCCTTTGTTTTTGGATTAGTGCTGTCTGGTGTGAGTGTGTTATCTGCGGCTCCTGTTTCAGCCGGTTCACTCGTATTAGTTGGGGGCAGTCTTGCTTTCCCTGATCCCGATTCTGAAAGTCTTGAGGAAGAATACGGCATTTCAATTTATCGAGAAATCGTCGATTTGGCAGGGGGCACATCCAACGCTAAAATTGGCATTTTTTCAACTGCTAGTGGCAACCCTGCTCGATCAGCAAGAGCCTTTTTAGGCGATTTTGCAGCACTATATGGTGACGATCTGGATGTCGAGTGGATTCCCGTCACCCGTGACACTTGCAGTAGCTACAAAAACGACAGCAATTCAGCGATCGCCAACCAGATTCGCGATCGCAATGCCTTCTTCTTCACCGGAGGAGATCAGTCCTTCATTACCGACTGCTTTTTTAACGAAGACCCGATCGCCCAAACCCGCACCGACACCGCGCTCATCCAGGCTCTACGCGATCAGTTTGCCGCCGGAGCAGTGATCGCTGGAACCAGTGCCGGGACAGCCGTTCAACCCGTAGACCCTATGGTGACAAACGGTGAAACCTACGAAGCGTTGCGCGATGGATCTGTTAGCTTTGTTGGTAGCCCTCCCTTTGACAACACCCTGTATTACAATCCACTGGGCGGTTTGGGCTTTTTTGAATATGGCTTACTCGACAGCCACTTTAGTGAACGCGGACGACAGGGACGCATCATTCGGTTAGCCTCTGATCTGGGAGTCGATCGCGCTTTTGGAGTGGATGAGAATACGGCTCTCATCGTTACTAACACAGGCACCCCCGATGTCAACTTTGAAGTGTTAGGTCAGGGAGGTGTGTTTATCTCGGACTTAACATCGGCTGAGGTCGGTGAAAAGGACGGCTATTGGACGATTTCAGGAGTGACTGCCACCTATCTCACCGAAGGAGATCAGTACAATCCGCTCACCAATACCGCTACTTTTGAGAATAAAACATCACTCACCGGGCGAGAGCAACTTGACTCCGTGCCTCTAGAGGAAAATATCTTCAGCTGCCTGGATGAAGAAGGAGATTGGACAAACCCACGAGGCTTTACTGACACGGCGATCGCCCTATTTAACAGTCGCTCGACAGAAGTCATTGGTCAAAGTTGCCAGACTGATCCCATCTATCAGGCAAACCTGGGCAAACCTGTTGGAGAAGGCTTCTTTGGTACAGATAGCCAGGGAGTGACCCGATATTCCTTCCAAAATTTGGATATCGATATTGCTCCTGCTCCTGAACCGGGAACGGTTTTAGCGTTGCTGGGAATCGGGGCATTTGGTGCAGGTTCACTGTTGAAACGCAAACGGTAG
- a CDS encoding ABC transporter substrate-binding protein, with translation MRQTLWQHFRTALLISVLSITSVFVSTFISSAPAYAADCTLTAIVWEGYTDPSFAQTFEKETGCTVKATYAGSSDEMFAKFRAGRGRTYDIVSASGDITERLYKAGLVRAIDTDKLNNYNSVFESFQGGKWNTFDGKPYGVTFAWGPNVLVYNTDEVKSAPTSWDVLFDPAYAGKISLPDNPMTIADVALWLGKSDPYDLTDADLAEVKAKLLELRPSVRKFWTTAGELANLFQSGEVVLAHAWPLTYTQLSNEGFPIGSVGPRGKLTGWTDSWMISKNSRNEDIAYKWIDFILSGEGQKGVIEVTGYSGATTLGAEAVGSERAHELFMDDLSLHSQINMWQSVKNYDQWVQLWNEIRS, from the coding sequence ATGCGACAGACTCTATGGCAACACTTTAGAACTGCACTATTAATTAGTGTTTTAAGCATTACTTCTGTTTTTGTTTCTACTTTTATCTCATCTGCACCTGCCTACGCCGCTGACTGTACCTTAACGGCGATCGTTTGGGAAGGGTACACCGATCCATCATTCGCGCAAACCTTTGAAAAAGAGACAGGGTGTACGGTTAAGGCAACTTACGCTGGCTCCAGTGACGAAATGTTTGCCAAGTTTCGGGCAGGTCGCGGGCGCACCTATGACATCGTTTCAGCATCGGGCGATATTACTGAACGGCTCTACAAAGCGGGACTGGTCAGGGCGATCGACACTGACAAACTCAATAACTATAACTCCGTGTTTGAGTCCTTCCAGGGTGGCAAGTGGAACACGTTTGACGGCAAACCCTATGGAGTTACCTTTGCCTGGGGTCCCAACGTGCTGGTTTACAACACAGATGAGGTGAAATCGGCTCCCACCTCATGGGATGTTTTGTTTGATCCAGCTTATGCAGGCAAGATTTCATTACCCGACAACCCGATGACGATCGCTGATGTTGCTCTGTGGCTAGGAAAATCTGATCCCTACGACCTGACAGATGCTGACCTGGCAGAAGTCAAAGCGAAATTATTGGAATTGCGCCCCAGCGTTCGTAAATTCTGGACAACGGCAGGTGAGTTGGCGAACCTGTTCCAGTCGGGTGAAGTGGTGCTAGCACATGCATGGCCCCTTACCTACACGCAGTTGAGCAATGAAGGTTTCCCGATCGGGTCAGTGGGTCCTAGAGGTAAGCTCACCGGATGGACAGATTCCTGGATGATCTCCAAAAACTCTCGCAATGAAGATATCGCTTATAAGTGGATCGACTTCATTCTTAGTGGCGAAGGTCAAAAGGGTGTGATTGAAGTAACAGGATATTCAGGTGCAACAACATTGGGAGCCGAAGCAGTCGGTTCAGAGCGTGCCCATGAGTTGTTTATGGATGACCTGTCACTACACTCTCAAATCAACATGTGGCAGAGCGTCAAGAACTATGACCAGTGGGTGCAACTGTGGAATGAGATCCGCAGCTAA